A genomic stretch from Terriglobus sp. RCC_193 includes:
- a CDS encoding ArsR/SmtB family transcription factor, with protein MRQISWIQEFIVSEHFAQLARLIGVRAMKEKEATLIAKALGEPSRFSIYKQIAEGDEIYCGEVCNKHALSPGTVSHHLKVLTDLGLITSRKEGLNVYYRSAPEKFSAYLCYLQNLNRH; from the coding sequence GTGCGTCAAATTAGTTGGATTCAGGAATTCATCGTTTCTGAACATTTCGCACAGTTGGCACGTCTTATAGGTGTGAGAGCGATGAAAGAAAAAGAAGCAACATTGATCGCGAAGGCACTCGGAGAGCCGAGCCGATTTTCCATTTACAAGCAAATTGCGGAAGGCGATGAGATCTACTGTGGCGAAGTCTGCAACAAGCACGCACTCTCGCCCGGAACGGTCTCACATCACCTCAAAGTCCTTACCGATCTCGGCCTTATTACATCGCGTAAGGAAGGGCTGAACGTTTACTACCGCTCCGCCCCGGAAAAGTTTTCAGCCTATCTCTGTTACCTGCAAAATCTCAACCGACATTAA
- a CDS encoding efflux RND transporter permease subunit, translating to MWIVRLALNKPYTFIVASILILVLGFSSIATTPTDIFPNIDIPQVTVIWSYSGLPAKEMEQRITTFSEFVMAVVNDVKSIDSQTTNGASVIKISFQPQVRIDAAMSQVGAAVNSIRFRMPQGVNPPWILRFSASTVPIIQLSLSSDTLSESEIYDYGLFRVRQQLTKVPGTLLPTPYGGVARQIMVDLDQNALLAKGLTPIDVTNAINAQNVTLPSGTAKVENTEYTVSTNSSPVDALSLNDVPIKQVNGAMVYMRDVAHVRDGWSVQQNVARANGKPAALLTIMKTGSVSTLDIVKQIKDDVLPASRAAAPKGLKITELFDQSIFVKASIVGVLREGLIAASLTALMILLFLGSWRSTLIIAISIPLSILSSIIVLSALGETMNTMTLGGLALAIGILVDDATVTIENIHRHMHGQSLRDAVLIGASEIATPTLVSTLTICIVFVSVVFLTGPAKFLFTPMALAVVFAMLASYVLSRTLVPVLVNFLLGAEHNFEGHSTQPADNAGAPSFFRRINERFNQWYERLQHRYTAALEAFLAHRRKALFASVAVMLSAFVLLPFIGRDFFPSVDAGQIKLHIRTHPGTRIEKTKVIFSQVEDEIRKTIPADETELVMDNIGLTPETFNYAFGDGSTISSADGEVLIALNEKHHSTQGYIKQLRAELPKKFPDETFFFQPADMVTQILNFGLPAPIDIQIQGYDPANYGIAKRLREQLATVPGAVDVHMHQVVDAPDLHLDIDRVRAAQFGLTQQDVANSLYVSLSSSAAVQPNFWLDPKMGITYTVAAQTPQYSIDSINALQNTPIPMRTMANRTEVLGNMATLRPAVMPVVINHHNGAPVYDIYANTQNSDLGSVAAKVNRIVKQESANLPPGTKIVVRGQVESMNEAFTRLGVGLTFAALLVYLLMVVNYQSWLDPFIIICALPGAFCGIVWALFLTQTTFNVPSLMGAIMSIGVATANSILLVTFANELRANGESPLQAAVTAGFTRLRPIIMTACAMIIGMLPMALGMGEGGEQNAPLARAVIGGLSMATFATLFFVPLMFTLIHGRNTTQEAA from the coding sequence ATGTGGATAGTCCGTCTTGCGCTCAATAAGCCTTACACGTTTATTGTAGCTTCGATTCTCATCCTTGTTCTTGGGTTCTCTTCGATTGCGACGACACCGACGGACATCTTCCCCAACATTGATATTCCGCAGGTAACGGTCATCTGGTCCTACTCTGGCTTGCCGGCCAAGGAGATGGAGCAGCGCATTACGACCTTCAGCGAGTTCGTAATGGCGGTGGTCAATGATGTGAAGTCGATTGATTCGCAAACCACCAATGGCGCGTCTGTCATCAAGATTTCGTTCCAGCCCCAGGTACGTATTGATGCTGCCATGTCACAAGTGGGTGCTGCAGTAAATTCCATCCGCTTCCGTATGCCACAGGGTGTAAATCCACCTTGGATTCTTCGCTTCAGCGCATCCACGGTACCTATCATTCAGTTATCGCTCTCAAGTGACACTCTTTCAGAGTCAGAGATTTATGACTATGGTCTGTTCCGTGTCCGTCAGCAATTGACGAAGGTTCCGGGAACGCTTCTGCCTACACCCTATGGCGGTGTTGCACGCCAGATCATGGTCGATCTCGATCAAAATGCGCTTCTGGCAAAAGGTCTTACTCCGATTGATGTGACCAATGCCATTAACGCGCAGAACGTTACGCTTCCTTCGGGTACGGCGAAGGTCGAAAACACCGAGTACACCGTTAGTACCAACTCCAGTCCCGTTGATGCATTGTCTCTGAACGATGTTCCCATTAAGCAGGTGAACGGCGCGATGGTGTACATGCGAGACGTTGCTCATGTACGAGATGGCTGGTCCGTGCAGCAGAACGTTGCAAGAGCTAATGGAAAGCCTGCGGCGCTTCTCACCATTATGAAAACGGGATCGGTATCCACACTGGATATCGTGAAGCAGATCAAGGATGATGTGCTGCCTGCATCGCGTGCTGCAGCGCCCAAGGGATTGAAGATTACTGAACTCTTCGACCAATCCATCTTTGTGAAGGCATCCATTGTTGGAGTCCTGCGCGAAGGTCTGATCGCTGCTTCTCTTACGGCGCTGATGATCCTGCTCTTTCTTGGGAGCTGGCGTAGCACCTTAATCATTGCTATCTCAATTCCATTATCGATTCTGAGTTCCATCATTGTCCTCAGCGCGCTTGGGGAAACGATGAATACGATGACCCTTGGCGGTCTTGCGCTCGCGATTGGCATCCTCGTGGATGACGCGACCGTAACCATCGAAAACATTCATCGTCACATGCACGGACAATCTCTTCGCGACGCAGTTCTTATCGGCGCATCGGAGATTGCAACACCTACACTGGTTTCGACGCTTACGATCTGCATCGTGTTTGTCTCTGTCGTCTTCCTGACGGGGCCTGCAAAGTTCCTATTTACTCCGATGGCGCTTGCAGTCGTCTTCGCCATGTTGGCTTCCTATGTGCTCTCTCGCACGCTGGTGCCGGTCCTGGTGAACTTTCTCCTTGGGGCGGAGCACAATTTCGAGGGGCACTCTACGCAGCCTGCGGACAATGCTGGTGCTCCGTCGTTCTTCCGCCGCATCAACGAACGCTTCAACCAGTGGTATGAGCGGCTGCAGCATCGTTACACCGCGGCGCTGGAAGCATTCCTTGCTCATCGTCGGAAGGCACTTTTTGCATCGGTTGCTGTGATGCTTTCAGCCTTCGTTTTACTGCCGTTCATCGGACGCGACTTCTTCCCCAGTGTGGATGCGGGGCAGATTAAGTTGCACATTCGCACGCACCCCGGAACGCGAATCGAGAAGACGAAGGTCATCTTCAGTCAAGTTGAGGATGAAATTCGCAAAACGATTCCGGCCGATGAAACAGAGCTGGTGATGGATAACATCGGACTTACGCCGGAGACGTTTAACTACGCATTTGGCGATGGCTCCACGATCAGCAGTGCAGATGGTGAAGTTCTCATCGCATTGAATGAAAAGCACCATTCCACGCAGGGATACATCAAGCAGCTTCGTGCAGAGCTTCCAAAGAAGTTCCCTGATGAGACGTTCTTCTTCCAGCCTGCGGACATGGTGACGCAGATCCTGAACTTTGGTTTGCCTGCGCCGATTGACATCCAGATACAGGGATACGATCCTGCGAATTACGGCATTGCCAAGCGTCTGCGTGAGCAATTGGCAACCGTGCCTGGTGCTGTTGATGTGCATATGCATCAGGTGGTCGATGCGCCGGATCTGCATCTTGATATCGACCGTGTTCGTGCAGCACAGTTTGGATTGACGCAGCAGGATGTGGCGAACAGCCTATATGTTTCGCTAAGTTCGAGCGCCGCAGTACAGCCAAATTTCTGGCTCGATCCGAAGATGGGAATCACCTACACGGTCGCCGCACAGACACCGCAATACAGCATTGACTCCATTAACGCCCTGCAGAATACACCGATCCCTATGCGCACGATGGCCAATCGGACGGAGGTGTTGGGTAACATGGCAACGCTTCGCCCCGCTGTTATGCCTGTCGTGATCAATCACCACAATGGCGCACCGGTCTATGACATCTACGCGAATACCCAGAACAGCGACCTTGGTTCTGTGGCTGCGAAGGTGAATCGCATTGTGAAGCAGGAGAGTGCGAATCTGCCGCCGGGAACAAAGATTGTTGTTCGTGGCCAGGTGGAGAGCATGAATGAGGCATTCACGCGTCTTGGTGTCGGCCTCACGTTTGCAGCGCTGCTGGTGTATCTGTTGATGGTTGTTAACTACCAGAGCTGGCTCGATCCGTTCATCATTATCTGCGCTCTGCCAGGTGCCTTCTGCGGCATCGTGTGGGCGCTGTTCCTTACTCAGACAACCTTTAATGTTCCATCACTGATGGGCGCCATTATGTCGATTGGTGTCGCTACGGCTAACTCAATCCTGCTTGTCACGTTTGCAAACGAACTACGAGCCAACGGTGAGTCGCCTTTACAGGCTGCTGTAACGGCAGGTTTCACGCGTCTAAGGCCAATCATTATGACGGCCTGCGCCATGATCATCGGCATGTTGCCGATGGCCCTTGGAATGGGTGAGGGCGGCGAACAGAATGCACCGTTGGCCCGCGCTGTTATCGGCGGACTCAGCATGGCAACCTTCGCAACTCTCTTCTTTGTTCCTTTGATGTTCACGTTGATTCACGGAAGAAACACCACTCAGGAGGCCGCATGA
- a CDS encoding STAS domain-containing protein translates to MSSFPIAQQQSAQPDTVILRPDGPLNVNVLPEFHSATKAVTAKRVIVDLSGIPHMDSAGLGAFLTLHAALQKESRTLALTLPTKRVQMLIALTKADTVLKLYPSVEAAEHA, encoded by the coding sequence ATGTCTTCTTTTCCCATCGCGCAGCAGCAGAGCGCTCAGCCGGATACCGTGATTCTGCGTCCGGATGGGCCCCTCAACGTCAATGTTCTTCCCGAGTTCCACTCTGCAACGAAAGCTGTCACGGCAAAGCGCGTGATCGTGGACCTGAGCGGCATTCCGCATATGGATTCCGCCGGACTTGGCGCGTTCCTGACGCTACACGCAGCGCTGCAAAAGGAAAGCCGTACCCTGGCGCTCACATTGCCGACCAAGCGTGTCCAGATGCTGATTGCTCTTACGAAAGCAGATACCGTGCTGAAGCTATACCCCAGCGTCGAAGCTGCGGAACACGCATAG
- a CDS encoding exo-alpha-sialidase: MAACVVWAGTAGAQWIPSHANDPGVAPVGEFIYAPATVTPQCHASTIVALKNGDLLAAWFGGQAERAPDVAIYTARKHKGVWSAPVEVAREKNGDQGIPTWNPVLFHTRDGKLWLYYKYGPSPETWAGMRMVSSDEGKTWSAKERLPDGILGPIRAKPLVLSSGVIVSGSSNEGKDGWRVFIERSADGGSTWKRIGPFTISREEDAAAKPWPDPPLDSSEVRAKDKGPRPYSGIIQPSVISLGGKHLRFYARSKTLASRIVVSDSMDEGVSWSTPHYLDLPNNNSGLDVVALKDGRVVMIFNDTTRGRSPLNLAVSTDGEHFRIFATLEKSEGEYSYPAIIQGNDKALEMTYTWHRTTIKHVRLELAQVPAR, translated from the coding sequence GTGGCAGCATGTGTAGTTTGGGCAGGAACTGCGGGGGCGCAGTGGATCCCTTCCCATGCCAATGATCCTGGCGTGGCGCCTGTGGGCGAGTTCATCTATGCACCCGCAACGGTGACTCCGCAATGCCACGCGTCGACGATTGTGGCTTTGAAAAATGGCGATCTGCTGGCCGCCTGGTTTGGCGGCCAGGCGGAGCGCGCACCGGACGTCGCCATTTATACCGCGCGCAAACACAAAGGCGTATGGTCCGCACCGGTTGAAGTGGCACGCGAAAAGAATGGTGATCAGGGAATCCCGACGTGGAACCCGGTGCTGTTTCATACGCGCGATGGCAAGCTCTGGCTCTACTACAAATATGGTCCCAGCCCGGAAACGTGGGCAGGGATGCGCATGGTGAGCTCGGATGAAGGCAAGACGTGGTCGGCAAAGGAGCGTCTGCCGGACGGTATTCTTGGTCCCATCCGTGCGAAGCCACTGGTGTTGTCCAGCGGTGTGATCGTCAGTGGCTCTTCGAATGAAGGCAAGGATGGATGGCGGGTATTCATTGAGCGGAGTGCTGATGGCGGCAGCACATGGAAGCGAATCGGTCCTTTCACCATAAGCCGGGAAGAAGATGCGGCCGCGAAACCATGGCCTGACCCACCATTGGACTCATCGGAAGTGCGCGCCAAGGACAAGGGGCCTCGCCCCTACTCCGGCATCATTCAGCCGTCAGTAATTTCTCTGGGCGGCAAACATCTGCGTTTCTACGCGCGTTCGAAGACGCTTGCGTCGCGTATCGTCGTGTCCGATTCGATGGATGAAGGTGTGTCGTGGTCCACCCCTCATTACCTGGATCTGCCCAACAACAACTCCGGTCTTGATGTTGTTGCTTTGAAAGACGGACGTGTGGTGATGATCTTCAACGACACAACACGCGGACGGTCCCCATTGAATCTCGCCGTGAGCACGGATGGTGAGCATTTCCGTATCTTTGCCACACTGGAAAAGAGCGAAGGGGAATATTCGTATCCTGCGATCATTCAGGGTAACGACAAGGCCCTGGAGATGACCTATACCTGGCATCGCACCACGATCAAACACGTGCGCCTGGAACTTGCACAGGTTCCTGCACGATAG
- a CDS encoding efflux RND transporter periplasmic adaptor subunit: MITQENQTRDRVQTQKGSRIKAVGLGTVIAIALVAVGAVPRIASYREALAATNDAPVMHPVVTVIHAQKGEPTSQLILPGNVEPLYTANLFARVDGYVERRNVDIGTKVRAGQVLAVISSPEIDQQLSQAKATLAQSQAALLQSRAALEQAKANAELARITKERDLPLGEQHAISQQIVDSAVQTHNARVADVAAANANIAAAEAAVVANQANVARLQQMQGFEHIVAPFDGVITQRNIERGDLVSATAPAGGKPLFSIAQSDTLRVYVDVPQSEAVNIRDGQSAVIQVSERLGRNYSGTVTRNASALNDAARTMRTEVQVANGDASLLPGMYAQVHFTLSQQHASLVIPTSSLVVDGAGMHVVTVTSQHNLHFVPVTIGKDMGKEVEVLAGLNGSESLVSSPSDVLSEGQHVEVR, encoded by the coding sequence ATGATTACACAGGAAAACCAGACCCGCGACCGCGTTCAGACACAAAAGGGAAGCCGCATAAAGGCAGTAGGACTAGGGACCGTTATTGCAATTGCCCTGGTCGCTGTTGGCGCCGTACCCAGGATCGCGAGTTATCGTGAAGCACTGGCGGCCACCAATGATGCTCCGGTAATGCACCCGGTCGTCACGGTCATCCATGCGCAGAAGGGCGAGCCTACTTCACAACTCATCCTGCCAGGCAACGTCGAGCCTCTCTATACGGCCAATCTCTTTGCCCGCGTGGATGGCTACGTGGAACGCCGCAATGTAGACATCGGAACAAAGGTGCGAGCAGGCCAGGTTCTTGCTGTCATTTCCTCACCAGAGATCGATCAGCAACTGAGCCAGGCGAAGGCAACCCTTGCTCAATCACAGGCTGCATTGCTGCAGTCGCGGGCTGCACTGGAGCAGGCGAAAGCGAATGCCGAACTTGCGCGCATTACGAAAGAACGCGATCTTCCTCTTGGAGAGCAACATGCCATCTCGCAACAGATTGTCGATTCAGCGGTGCAGACGCACAACGCCCGTGTGGCTGATGTAGCGGCCGCAAATGCGAACATTGCAGCCGCTGAGGCAGCCGTAGTTGCAAACCAGGCAAACGTTGCAAGGCTGCAACAGATGCAGGGCTTCGAACATATTGTCGCTCCGTTTGACGGTGTGATTACACAGCGCAACATTGAACGTGGCGACCTGGTAAGTGCAACGGCTCCTGCTGGTGGGAAGCCACTTTTCAGCATCGCGCAAAGTGACACATTGCGAGTCTATGTCGACGTGCCGCAGTCGGAAGCGGTCAACATCCGTGACGGACAGAGTGCTGTTATCCAGGTAAGTGAACGTCTCGGTCGCAATTACAGCGGAACCGTTACACGCAATGCATCCGCACTGAACGACGCCGCAAGAACGATGCGAACGGAGGTGCAGGTGGCGAACGGCGATGCGTCGTTGCTGCCGGGTATGTATGCGCAGGTTCACTTCACGCTATCGCAGCAGCATGCATCGCTTGTCATTCCTACCAGCTCACTTGTGGTGGACGGTGCCGGTATGCATGTTGTCACGGTCACCTCGCAGCATAATCTCCATTTCGTCCCAGTCACAATCGGAAAAGATATGGGTAAAGAGGTTGAAGTATTAGCTGGATTGAACGGCAGTGAATCGCTCGTTTCAAGTCCGAGCGATGTACTTAGTGAGGGGCAACATGTGGAAGTCCGCTAA
- a CDS encoding J domain-containing protein: MDWRELDPVEPQGAVNALPWAWTELSSAKRPQPDIFAASCAELGIEASADRNAIQAAYRAMVLKHHPDRAHPSVRAEAEERMKRINVAYQLLLRKYGEGMQKASRV; encoded by the coding sequence ATGGACTGGCGGGAACTCGATCCGGTCGAACCGCAGGGTGCTGTGAATGCGCTCCCATGGGCATGGACGGAGCTTTCTTCCGCAAAACGCCCTCAGCCAGACATATTTGCGGCAAGTTGCGCGGAACTTGGGATAGAAGCATCTGCGGATCGAAACGCGATCCAAGCGGCCTATCGCGCCATGGTTCTGAAGCATCATCCAGATAGAGCGCATCCGTCGGTTCGTGCTGAAGCGGAAGAACGGATGAAGCGCATCAACGTGGCATACCAGCTCCTTCTGCGGAAGTATGGCGAAGGAATGCAGAAGGCTTCACGCGTATGA
- the lpxD gene encoding UDP-3-O-(3-hydroxymyristoyl)glucosamine N-acyltransferase: MATIAEIAEWTGGQAVSSLSEGKITRVSALEDADMDAAVFASSADVLEAALQSRAGVILASTKIAAEKNDNRVVLVKDPRLAFSIVGDRLRPAAAAVIHPTAVIDPTAQIGENTSVDPGAVIGAGVRIGNGCLIGARVVIEPGVVIGNRVRIQAGAILGALGFGYARRSDGSYLMFPQQGALVIEDDVEIGANTTIDRGALEETRIGAGTKIDNLVHIGHNCRIGRNVIIAAQTGISGSSVVEDGAILGGQVGMGEHATVGPGVILGGGAGVLSGKKLFGAGQVFWGRPARPLKQYLRDLARLSRGR; this comes from the coding sequence ATGGCAACCATTGCAGAGATTGCAGAATGGACCGGCGGACAAGCTGTTTCTTCCCTCTCTGAGGGCAAGATCACGCGCGTCAGCGCTCTCGAAGATGCGGACATGGATGCAGCCGTCTTTGCCTCATCCGCAGATGTTCTGGAAGCGGCTCTGCAATCCCGCGCAGGCGTCATCCTTGCTTCTACGAAGATCGCCGCAGAAAAAAACGACAACCGAGTCGTGCTGGTGAAAGACCCACGACTTGCCTTCTCTATTGTTGGAGATCGTCTGCGCCCGGCAGCAGCCGCGGTAATTCATCCGACTGCAGTGATCGATCCGACTGCACAGATTGGCGAAAATACCAGCGTTGATCCCGGTGCAGTGATTGGCGCAGGCGTTCGCATCGGCAATGGATGCCTTATCGGTGCACGGGTTGTCATTGAGCCCGGCGTGGTTATCGGCAATCGCGTACGGATTCAGGCGGGAGCGATACTTGGCGCACTCGGTTTTGGCTATGCACGCAGGTCAGATGGCAGCTACCTGATGTTTCCGCAGCAGGGCGCACTGGTGATTGAAGACGATGTGGAGATTGGCGCAAACACCACCATAGACCGCGGTGCGCTGGAAGAAACCCGCATTGGCGCGGGGACAAAGATCGACAACCTGGTGCATATCGGCCACAACTGCCGCATTGGCCGCAACGTGATCATTGCAGCGCAGACTGGCATCAGCGGATCATCCGTAGTGGAAGATGGAGCAATCCTTGGTGGACAGGTCGGCATGGGAGAACACGCTACGGTCGGTCCCGGCGTGATTCTTGGCGGCGGCGCAGGCGTACTCAGCGGTAAGAAATTATTTGGGGCCGGACAGGTTTTCTGGGGACGTCCGGCGCGTCCTTTGAAGCAGTATCTGCGCGATCTGGCACGCCTGAGCCGGGGCCGTTAG
- a CDS encoding efflux transporter outer membrane subunit, whose product MWKSANPNHLLHRAGRAAVAAFLVLLVAGCKVGPNYARPAVVTPQAYRGAMAPAIVSETSIAEQDWRTIFTDPVLQSLVDEALKNNLDLRIAAQRILEAQAQVGIIRSQQLPSVGAGGSFSALQLPAGLANKNADGTSNDFIRGGGFSASAAWNLDFWGLYRRQTEAARAELLQTEWAQRATRASLIEEIATAYFQLRSLDSQLEITQNTIKAREDSLHLTQSLERYGAGSRADTRQAEELLHTAQANLPEIRRQIVIQENAISVLLGHNPQGVQRGLSVTEQPHPASVPAGLPSELLERRPDVRKAEAELMAANARIGIAKAQFFPQISLTSMGGSASNQLQSIFDGKNAYWYAAGSLTQPIFAGGRITSNYKYSQAQQQEMLASYQKSILNAFRDVSNSLVTYRETQNLREEQHQVVISAADAVRLARLRYSGGNTSYLEVLTTDTDLYDAQLKLAQAEAQEAGSLVNLYAALGGGWK is encoded by the coding sequence ATGTGGAAGTCCGCTAATCCAAATCATTTGCTTCATCGTGCGGGACGAGCTGCGGTTGCAGCCTTTCTTGTACTCCTCGTTGCCGGTTGCAAGGTGGGGCCGAACTATGCGCGCCCTGCCGTGGTTACGCCTCAGGCATACCGTGGAGCGATGGCGCCTGCGATTGTTAGCGAAACGTCTATTGCAGAGCAGGACTGGCGCACGATCTTTACTGATCCGGTGTTGCAAAGCCTCGTTGATGAAGCGCTGAAGAACAATCTTGACCTGAGAATTGCGGCGCAACGAATTCTTGAGGCGCAAGCTCAAGTGGGCATCATTCGGTCGCAGCAACTGCCCAGTGTCGGCGCTGGCGGAAGCTTCAGCGCACTTCAATTACCAGCTGGACTTGCGAATAAGAATGCAGATGGTACATCCAACGATTTCATTCGTGGAGGCGGATTCAGCGCCTCCGCTGCATGGAACCTAGACTTCTGGGGGCTTTATCGCCGACAGACGGAGGCTGCGCGAGCGGAGCTTCTGCAAACGGAATGGGCTCAACGCGCAACGCGTGCGTCCCTGATTGAGGAGATCGCTACGGCGTACTTCCAACTGCGCAGCCTCGATTCGCAGTTGGAGATTACACAAAATACGATCAAAGCGAGAGAAGACTCGCTTCATCTCACACAGTCGCTGGAACGATACGGAGCGGGTTCGCGTGCGGACACACGACAGGCAGAGGAGCTTCTTCATACCGCACAAGCGAATTTGCCGGAAATCAGGCGGCAGATAGTAATCCAGGAGAATGCCATCAGTGTACTGCTCGGTCACAATCCTCAGGGGGTACAGAGGGGGTTGAGTGTAACGGAGCAGCCACATCCCGCATCTGTGCCTGCGGGACTGCCGTCGGAACTACTGGAGCGTCGACCCGATGTTCGCAAAGCCGAAGCAGAGCTGATGGCGGCCAATGCCCGTATCGGTATCGCAAAGGCGCAGTTCTTCCCGCAAATCTCGCTTACGAGCATGGGCGGTTCTGCAAGTAATCAGCTACAGAGTATCTTCGACGGCAAAAATGCTTACTGGTATGCCGCCGGTTCACTCACGCAACCAATCTTTGCCGGCGGACGCATCACAAGCAACTATAAGTATTCCCAGGCACAGCAGCAGGAGATGCTGGCGAGTTATCAGAAATCTATTCTTAATGCATTCAGGGACGTATCCAATTCTCTCGTGACGTATCGAGAAACGCAGAACCTCCGGGAAGAGCAGCATCAAGTGGTCATCTCCGCAGCCGATGCTGTTCGTCTTGCACGTCTTCGTTATTCGGGAGGAAATACAAGCTACCTTGAAGTACTCACGACGGATACGGATCTGTACGACGCCCAATTGAAGCTGGCACAAGCAGAGGCGCAAGAAGCTGGTTCACTTGTGAATCTTTATGCGGCTTTAGGTGGAGGGTGGAAATAG
- a CDS encoding lysophospholipid acyltransferase family protein yields the protein MRQRMEYAALRLVVGLLRMLPRNTARAVGAWLGTLAGRLAGRLSSAGEQNLQIAFPGITAAERRAILQKTYRNLGWLLAEFCQMSKYSPEFVQREVMRYEGLEHYQSAKAKGKGVLILTGHLGAWELSSFVHSLLGEQMGMVIRRLDNPLVDDFVNSIRCLHGNRVLHKDDFARGIIKAMHRGEAVGILMDTNMTPPQGVFVPFFGIPACTGSGLARIARKTDAAVVPGFLLWSDEESRYVLHFGEGLQLQKTDDAEADALANTALFARVTEEYIRRYPDQWLWLHRRWKTRPEGEPPIYKRRTSSTESALPVSRTAKQGELV from the coding sequence ATGCGGCAACGCATGGAATACGCTGCGCTGCGCCTGGTCGTAGGATTGCTGCGCATGCTTCCCAGGAACACAGCGCGTGCTGTTGGTGCATGGCTTGGCACACTTGCAGGCCGACTCGCAGGCAGGCTTTCCTCCGCTGGTGAACAGAATCTTCAGATCGCCTTCCCCGGCATCACCGCCGCGGAACGCCGTGCCATCCTGCAAAAAACCTACCGCAACCTTGGTTGGCTGCTGGCTGAGTTCTGTCAGATGTCGAAGTATTCACCGGAGTTCGTGCAGCGAGAAGTCATGCGTTACGAAGGCCTTGAACATTACCAATCGGCCAAGGCAAAAGGAAAGGGTGTACTCATACTCACTGGCCATCTGGGCGCATGGGAGCTATCAAGCTTCGTCCATTCCCTGCTTGGCGAACAAATGGGTATGGTCATTCGCCGGTTAGACAATCCGCTGGTGGACGACTTCGTAAACAGCATCCGTTGTCTGCACGGTAATCGTGTCTTGCACAAGGACGACTTCGCGCGCGGCATCATCAAGGCGATGCATCGGGGCGAAGCAGTCGGTATTTTAATGGACACAAACATGACGCCGCCGCAAGGTGTGTTCGTTCCCTTCTTCGGCATTCCCGCATGCACTGGCAGCGGGCTGGCCCGCATTGCACGCAAGACAGACGCAGCGGTGGTGCCGGGATTTCTTCTTTGGTCAGATGAAGAGTCACGTTATGTCCTGCACTTCGGTGAAGGATTGCAACTGCAGAAGACGGACGATGCCGAAGCCGATGCACTGGCAAACACCGCATTGTTTGCCCGTGTTACGGAAGAGTACATCCGTCGCTATCCGGATCAGTGGCTGTGGCTGCATCGCCGCTGGAAGACACGTCCCGAAGGTGAGCCACCAATTTACAAGCGGCGCACTTCCTCGACTGAATCTGCACTGCCGGTATCGCGAACAGCAAAACAAGGTGAATTAGTTTGA